From the genome of Candidatus Bathyarchaeota archaeon:
CGATGTTCAGCTCGGGATATTTCGAGAAAACCGTTTCAAGCCCTATTAGACGTGTCTGAAGCCTGTCTAAGGCCTTAAGCCTCTCGTTCAGTTTAGAGAGCTTGGATAGGCTTACGGTTAGGTGCTCTATGTTTCTGACCACTAGGTCTATGTCGCTCATGAGGTGTCCTCCGCTATCTTCTCAACGGCTTCTATGAGCATCTTTATGTCTTCCTCGCTGTGCGCGTAGGAGATGGAGCCGGTGTGACCGGGTAGGAAGAATATCCCATAGTTCATAAGCGCTATGTAGAAGTTTACCTGCGTCTCCTGGTCTGTCTTCAGACGGTCTCTCGAAGACCTAACGTCTTCACCCTCCTTTAGGAAGTGCGTGAGTAGGAGGCTTCCGACGCCTGTCGTCTTAGCCTTCAAACCCTTCAGACCCTCCAGGGCCTTGTCTATACCCGTCCTAGCCATCTCGCCGAGCTTGTTTATCTTACCGTAGACCTCGTCGGCGTGTTTCTCTAGAAACCTTATCGTAGCTAAACCCGCGCCGGTGGATATGGGGTTGCCGGAGAACGTTCCTCCACCGGTCCAACACCGCTTCCACTTAGGCTTACCAGACACCGGGTCGGCTAGTTTCAATATGTCCGCCCGGCCCGCTACGGCGCCTATCGGAAAGCCCCCGCCTATTATCTTCCCAAACGTAGCCATATCAGGCGTAACCCTGTAGAAGCCCTGTCCACCGGAAAGCCCCAGCCTGAAGCCTGTTATAACCTCGTCGAATATCAGGACAGCGCCGTATTCATCGCAGACCTCTCTCAGGTAGACCAGGTAGTCTCTATCCAGGGGGATGCATCCGCCTCCTAGGACAGGCTCCACTATCACGCAGGCGAGGTCGCGTCTACACTCCTTGAGAACCTCCTCGGTACCCTCGATGTCGTTAACCGGCATAACCCTAGTGTACTTTTGCTCCTCCTCCAATATACCCAGCGACTCCGGTTTACCGTAAGGCGGGCTAACAGCTTTATGTAGGATCGGGTTACCGCCATGCCATCCACCTTCGGCTTTAACCACGACCCTCCTCCCCGTGTATGCCCTAGCTAACCTAACCGCGTACATAGTCGCCTCGGTTCCAGAGCACCCAATCCTAACCATCTCCGCACAGGGTACGTTTCGTATTATAGCCTCAGCAAGCTCTACGGCGTAGGGGTTCACAGTCCCTAGGTGAGTACCGTTCTCGACCTGGTTTCGGACGAACTCCAGGACAGGCTCCGGCGAGTGGCCTAGTATCAAGACCATGTGGGCCATCCAGTAGTCAGTGTAGACGTTTCCGTCGACATCCCAGAGCCTCGAGCCTTTGGCTTTAACCGTGTAGAGCGGGTAGGGCGGGTAGAACCTTATGTTGTGCGATATGCCGCCTGGTATGAGCCTCGCCGCCCTCTCGTAGAGCCTCTTAGAACCCGGGGTCTTTTCGACGTACTTTTTGACGTAACTCGTCCACATAACCTCGCACCTGGTTAGACTTTATTTAGGGAGGAATACCGATTTATAGTTTCTTGAAGTTGAAGCCTATAAGCCCGGTCGCTAGGTCCTCAAAATCAGCCACCACTTTAAGCTTATCTAGGATAAACCTATGCCCCCTAGGCGAAGGCTCACCATACACGGGGTCCTCTATCCAAGGTAGACCCCTTATAAACGTGGGAAACCTCTTCGCGTAAACGAGTTTCACAAGCCTCTTCTCAGATGGGTCCTTCGGCAACAGGTCTGGGTATAGGAAGAAGCCCTCGAACAGCTCGATAGACCTACCTGTGTAGCTCGGCTTCTCCCCCTCGTAGAGCAGCTCACCTACGACCATCCCACGATAGACTAGTTTAACAGGTGGTCTATGGGGCATGGGGAAAACGGAGCTTCTATAGGCTAACGCGACCGTGTACTCCCTGTTTAACGCCTCCCTTAAACCCTCGTTGTAGCGTTTGAACCCTAGAAAGTCTCTTTCCTCCTCTTCCTCTTCAAGACGTATGAGGGGCTCCTTATCCGGTAGGGTTAAGACCTCTGAGGCTAAGACGCCGCTTAAGCCTCGGATATAGCTTAAAACCCTCTGTAACGCGTCGACAGGGTCTCTAGACACGCCTCCTCCCTGCGACCTTAGAGACGGGGGTTTAAATAAACGCTATTAACAACGTTCGGGAAATTAGCCCTGCGATGATAGGGTTCATACGGACGGTTAAGCCAGACGAGGAGCCTATCGTAAAGCCCACCCGGTTCTCGGATACGGTTAAACGATACGGCTTAAGAGCAGCCATCATAACGTTTACGTCTGAAGCCTTTACCCTTGTAAAAGACGCGTTAGACCGTTATGAAGGGCTTGAACGGGTTCCGCTGGGATGCCTCAGGGCCGTAATGTCCGGCAAGGTGGGAGTCTTCCAGTCATATTTCGGCTCGGCTGCTTCGGCGATGTTGATGGAGATTCTAGTAGCCGGTGGTGTAAAGTATTTCATGGTTATGGGTGCGGCGGGGTCGATAAAAAGGGAGGTTAAAGCCGGGGATGTCGTGGTTCCCACCTGGGGTTTGAGGGAGGAGGGGGTGAGCTATCATTACGTAGAACCTGACGTCATGGTTAAACCAGACCCGTCGGCTTTGAGAACGTTGGAGGACTCTCTAGCCGAGGCGGGGTTGGATTTTAAGACCGGGGGTATATGGAGTACCGATGCACCTTTTATGGAAACTTTGTCCAAGGTCAGAGAGTATTCAGACATGGGTGTACTGGTGGTCGATATGGAGATGACCGCTTTGATGGCGGTCGGTATGAGGAGGGGAGTTAAGCTTGCCGGCGTCGTTACGGTGACGGATGAGCTTTATTCTGGGGATTGGAAGCTTATGTTCGACTCCGATGTAGTCGCCAGCTCCGAGAAGAGAGTCGCATACACGGTGGTTAAAGCCAGTAGGGAGTTATCGTCGAAAAATGTATAGGGGTCAGCTTATCGGGCTGACGTCAAAGCCTCGCCGTAAGCCTTTCGAGGCTTAGAGATCACCTCCCTCATCATCCCGAGATAAAATGGATGTCTCATGGGTTTAAATAGGTTTCTGACGTCAAGGGTGTTGATCCATCGGAGTGGGAGGGGAAAGCTTTATAATAACAATGGGAGTCGTTATCCTTACCGGTGACCTTTTTATTGCTTCGGATGTGCGGTCTATCGAGGAGAAGTGGCGTAGAGTCTGGGAGAGGGAGAGGGTATACGAGATAGACCCAGACCCTTCTAAGCCTAAGTTCTACCTAACCGTCGCATATCCGTATCCAAACAGCCCCCAGCACGTGGGACACGGTAGAACCTACACGATAGCCGACATCTATGCCCGCTACAAGAGGATGAGAGGATTCCAGGCACTGTTACCTATGGCCTTCCACTACACGGGTACACCGGTATTGGCGATGTCTAAGAGGTTAGCCGCAGGGGATGAGGAGCTCATAGACCTGTTCGTCAGGTTATACAAGGTGCCTAGGGAGAGGCTTAAGGAGCTTGAGGACCCGCTTAAGATGGCTAGGTACTTCCACGAGGAGATAAAAACCGGTATGAAGGAGATGGGTTACTCGATAGACTGGAGGAGGGAGTTCACGACCATAGACCCGGGCTACAGCAGGTTTATCCAGTGGCAGTTCCGGAAGCTCAGGGAGAGGGGGTATATTAAGGTGGGAACGCATCCTGTGGGGTGGTGTCCGAGCTGCGAAAACCCGGTCGGGATGCACGACACCAAGGGCGACGTCGAGCCTGAGATAGCGGAGTTCGTCGCCATAAAGTTTAGGATGGGGGAATGGTACCTACCGACGGCGACCCTCAGACCTGAGACGGTCTTCGGGGTTACAAACATATGGGTAAACCCGCGGGCAGACTACGTCAAAGCCGTGGTCGATGGGGAGAACTGGATAATCGGTTTGAAAGCCTCTGAGAAGCTCAAGTATCAGAACCTTAAGGTCAAGGTTTTAGAGGTCTTCAAGGGTTCAGAGCTCGTCGGTAGGGAAGCCGTGAACCCCATGACCGGTGAGGCAGTTCCCATACTGGCGGCCGATTTCGTCGACTCAGGCCACGCCACCGGAGTCGTGATGTCTGTGCCGAGCCATGCCCCGTACGACTACATGGCGCTTAAGGAGATCGGAGAGAGAACGGGTTTGGACATAAAGCCCATCACGATCATCAAGGTTAGGGGATTCGGAGACGTCCCGGCTGCCGACATCTGCGAGAGGATGGGTATCAAAACCCAAACCGACAAGAAGCTTGACGAGGCGACTAGAGAGCTCTATAGGCGTGAGCTATCCACCGGTGTGATGCTGGAGAACACCGGTAGGTACTCGGGTATGCGTGTTTCGGAAGCTAGAGAACGCGTGAAGGAGGAGCTGCTGAGCAAGGGTGATGCGAGAGTCGTATACGAGCTCGTCGATAAGGTATACTGTAGATGCGGTGCGGAATGCGTCGTCAAAATACTGGAGAACCAGTGGTTCCTAGACTACGGGAACCCGGAGTGGAAGTCTCTAGCATACGAGTGTCTAAGCTCCATGCGGATAGTCCCAGAGGAGCTTAGGTTGGAGTTCAACAACGTCGTCGACTGGCTTAGAGAGAGGGCATGTGCCAGGCAGAGGGGTTTGGGTACGAAGCTTCCCTGGGATGAGAGCTGGATAATAGAGTCTCTGTCGGATAGCACGATCTACATGGCGTATTACATAGTGTCTAAGTACATAAACATGGGTTTGATCGACCCTACAAGGCTGAACGATAAGTTCTTCGACTACGTGTTTCTAGGCTTAGGCGACCTCGAAGAAGTGGCGTCCTCCATAGGGGCGAGACCCGAGGTTGTCGAGCAGATCAGGAGAGAGTTTCTATACTTCTATCCATTAGACAGTAGGCATTCGGGCAGAGACCTAGTGCCGAACCACCTGACGTTCTTCATATTCAACCACGTAGCGATATTCCCTAGGGAGCTCTGGCCTAGGCAGATAGTGGTTAACGGCAGCGTCCTAATGGAGGGGCGTAAGATGTCCAAGAGCCTAGGCAACATAATACCGCTCAGGGAGGCTATAAGGGAATACGGCGCAGACGCGTTGAGGATAGCGGTCGTCTCGACGGCGGGTCTGCTTCAAGACGCCAACTTCAGCCTTACGCTCGCCAAGTCTGTTAGAGACTTCTTGGAGAAGACCCGTACGCAGTATCGGGTCGTAGCATCCATGCCCGATAAGGAGCTTAAGTGGGATAGAGCCGAGAGATGGCTCATGAGTAGGCTTCAAAAGATGGTCGAAGAGACTACCGAGGCCTTGGAGAACCTCGACATAAGAAGGGCTACTCAGATTGTGCTGTACCAGATGGATAACGACCTGAGCTGGTTCCTCAGGAGAAAGGGCTGTTCAAGCTTGAAGGAGGCGGAGGAGTCCTCAAGTGTCTTGAAGAGGTATCTGGAGGTTAGGGCTAGGCTGCTGGCGCCCTTAGCCCCCTACACGGCCGAGGAGGTTTGGAGCATACTCGGTATGCCGGGTTTGGTTTGCAAGGCGGAGTGGCCTAAACCCGACCAGACGCTGGTCGACGAGGAGGCTGAACTGGGTGAAGAATTCGTTAGAAGCCTGATCGAGGATACGAAAAGCATATTCAGAGTCGTCCCAGGTAAGCCCTCCAGGATAGTCTACTACGTCGCGTCATCATGGAAGTGGAAGGTCTACAGAGATATCCTAAGCGAGCCGAAGACCCCCACGGTCAGAGAAGCCCTCTCCAAGTTTAAAGAGCTCGACGTCGATAAAGCCACCCTAGCTAGGTTCGTCAAGACTCTGCTGGAATCGTTGCCTAAGATAGATAGAGGCCGTTTGTCCTCATGGGTTAAGCTCGGGGCTGAACACGAGCGTGAGCTGCTTGAGGAGGTTAAAGAATTTCTAGAGAGGGAGCTTAAAGCAGAGGTCTTGGTCTACGGCGAAGACGACCCAGACGTATACGACCCGAGGTCCAGGGCTAAACTCTCAAGACCACGTAGACCAGCGATATACGTCGAGTAGCCTACTCCTGACACGATAACCTTCTATTTTTGACGACCCACCTAGAAAATTACCTCGGGTAATTTATCATGGAAAAACCTAGAGGGAGGGGTCGACCGACATATCCATAGAAATTATCTAGGGTTATGACGGGCTAAGGTAAGCCGCCCATCCGTCGCACAGACGTCTAAGAAGCCGTCAGGTTTCTGTAGGCCTGCTTCAGAAGGTTCATGACATAGGGTATCTGCTCGGGTCTCTGTATCCTAACCCTCCTATCCATAGGTGTGTCGAAGCTCTTCGGTATGGGTTTGCTCCACCCCTCAGGGTCCTCGACCGGGCCACCTGAGCGGAACCTAACCTCTATCTCATGCTTAAGCGGTAGAACCCTCACGTTTGCGAAGTAGTACCTCGTCTTACTGCTCCTATAGCCTATGAAGGTGCGGTTAACCTTCTCCTCGACATCCACGTCGAGTTTGAATATCTCATCCCTAAGCTTCATAAGAACTTCCTTAAGGTCATCTGAAACGCGTTTAAGATGGTAGTCTATCGTCAGACTAGGCTTAGGAGCCTTAGCGGGTTTCTTTTTCACAGGCTTAGAAGGTGGAGGAGGCTTAGCCTCTAAAGGCTCGGCCACCTCAGGCTTAGAAGGGGGTGGAGGGGTGGCCTTGACTTCAGGCAGCTTAACCCTAGCCTCCCACCAGAACTCGTCTATCTGGGCAGGCTCTTTCCTAGCCAGGTTAGCCTTAACCTCCTCCAGATGCTTCATGAACTTGTAGTACAGCTCCTCCTCCTTAACCGGGTCGTTCCACGTGCATAGCCGGCATATAGGAGCATCTTCCCTAACACAGCCTAGAAGGTATGGGCAGAAGACTAGGTCGTCTTCGACCCTACGTCTACTACAGGGCATGGAGGTCTCCCTTGACTAAAAAGAACATCACACATATATATCTTAAGGTTTAGGGGGACAAGCCAGGCGTCAACGTTTAGCATACAGCCAGCAAGCGACCGTATGACCGCTTTCAACCTCCTCCAGAGGCGGCTCTTTCTCCCTGCATATGTCCATCGCGTATGGGCATCTAGGATGAAACCTACAGCCAGAAGGAGGATTCACAGGACTCGGTACGTTCCCGCGAAGAAGTATCCTCTTCTTCTTGGCATCCGGGTCGGGTATCGGTATGGCCGAGAACAACGCCTCCGTATATGGATGTAGCTGCTTCTTGAAAAGCGCCCTAGTAGGCGCAAGCTCCACGAGCCTGCCGAGGTACATGACTCCCACCCTATCGCTTATCGACTCCACTATGTTAAGCTCGTGGCTTATGAACAAGTATGTGAGCTTCATATCCTCCTGTAGGCTTTTGAACAGCTTAAGCAGCTGAGCTTTAACCGACACGTCGACGGCTGAGGTAGGCTCGTCTAAGACTATGAATTCTGGCTGTAGTATTATCGCCCTAGCTATCGCGATCCTCTGCCTCTGACCACCGCTGAACTCATGCGGATACCGGTATAAGTGCTGCTCCGATAGACCCACCCTCTCCAAGGTAGCTAAAACCCTCTCTGTCACCTCGTTTCCATCGACTAGCTTGAACACCTTGAGAGGCTCACCGACTATGTCTTTAACAAGCATCCTCGGGTTTAGAGACGTAGAGGGATCTTGGTAGACGATCTGCATCCTCCTCCTAAGCCTCTTGAGCCTAGACCCCTTGTAGGTCGCCAAGTCGTATTCCTTCCTAAGCCTCTCGAGCTCCGGGTCTTTCGGATTCCTCTTCTCAAGCTCCTCGATCCTCTCGATGACGTCGGGAGGAACGTCGAAGTATATGCTGCCCTCGGTAGGTTTAAGCAGGCGTATAACCGTCTTTCCGAAAGTAGTCTTGCCGCACCCAGACTCGCCTACGAGGCCTAGACACTCACCCCTGCGTATGTATAGGCTTATACCGTCTACAGCCTTCACATACCCTATCGTAGTCCTGAAGACCCCACCTTTGACAGGGAAATACTTCTTTAGGTTCTTCACGATCACTAGGGCGTTCAACTTCTCTCCCCGTCCTTGTCGTATAGATGACACGCGACCAAATGGTCTTTTTTAACCTCCCTAAGCTTAGGGACGGACTTGCTGCATATGTCCATCGCGTATGGGCATCTAGGGTGAAACCTACAGCCAGAAGGAGGGTTCACGAGGTTAGGAACAGTCCCTCTGATCGGCTTAAGCTCTTTACCAGGCATAGGGATAGAATCTAAAAGCCCTCTGGTGTAGGGGTGTAGAGGCTCCCGGAACACCTCCCTAACAGGCGCCACCTCGCATATGTAGCCGGCATACATCACAGCCACTCTATCGCAGAGCTCCGCGATGACCCCCATGTCATGGGTTATGTATAAGATAGACGACCTGAGCTTCCCCTTCAGCCTTCTTATCAGGTCTAGGATCTGGGCTTGAACCGTCACGTCCAGGGATGTCGTAGGCTCGTCGGCTATGAGGATCTTAGGGTTGCAGGCGAGAGCCATCGCTATGACGGCCCTCTGCTGCATCCCACCGCTGAGCTCATGAGGATACATGTCGACTATCCTCTCCGGGTCAGGCATCTCCATAAGCCTGAGAAGCTCTATTACGTGCTTTCTAACGGCCTTTTTGAGACGGTTTCGAAACCTTCGAACGATGGGAACCTTAGAAACAAGCTTAATGACCTTTGATTCAGGGTTTCTAAGCATCCTCTCGTAGAGAGACCTCTCGAAACTCAGAACCTTGGCCTTAAAGCCCTGAGCCTTCTCAAGCTCCATATTGATCTCGTCTAGAACGTCCTTGCACAGTTCCTTCAACCTATGGACGAGGAATACCTCTCCCACCTGGTCCCCTATGGTATATAAGGGGTTTAAGGCCGCCCTAGGCTCTTGGAATATTATCGAGATCTCCCGTCCCCTTATCTTTTGAAGCTCCTTTCTCCCAAGCTTTAGAATAGGTATGAACTTCCCGTCCCTGCCTCTGAACAAAACGGAGCCTTTCTCGACCCTACCTGGAGGAGGAACCAGCGATAATATGGAGAGAGCTGTTACGCTCTTCCCGCTCCCGGTTTCCCCTATTATTCCGAGAACCTCACCCTCCCTAAGCTGGAGGTTCACACCCTCTATCGCCTTAACGATACCCTCATAAGTGTAGAACCTTACTACGAGGTCTCTAACCTCTAATATGTTATCCACGGTCTTAACGCCTCCTCATCATCGGATCAAGCACGTCTCTTAAAGCATCTCCAAGCAGGTTCCAGCCTAAGACAAAGGTGAATATGAACAGGCCGGGTATGATGAAAGTATGCCAATACTTAAGCGGCTGACCTGGAGTACCTATGATCCAGTTCCTAGACAACGATATCAGCTGTCCCCAGTCGGCGTAGCCCACCGGAGCACCTAAACCTAGGAAGCTCAGGGCTGCAGCGCTCAGGACGGTCGTCCCTATATCCAGCGAAGCCATGACGAGCATCGGATATATAGCGTTAGGCACTATATGCCTGAATATAACCCTGAAGTCTGAACAACCCACAGCTTTAGCCGCCTCTACGAAGTCCTGGGATTTAACTCGCAACACTTCACCCCTCATAAGCCTAGCGTAGCTCGGCCAGCCTACGAGGATCAACCCGGTCATCACCGTGTCTAGGCTCGGGCCTAACGCGACTACGAGAGCCATGACGAGGATCAGACCTGGAAACGATAGTATTATGTCGGTGAGCCTCATTAGAACTTCATCGACCAATCCACCGTAGTACCCAGATACGCTACCTATGACTAGACCTATCAAGGCCACCGATAAAACAACCATCAAGCCTATCCTGAACGCGGTTCTAGTACCCCATATGCATCCGTAGAACAGGTCATACTGCCCCTCCGTAGTGCCGAATATCAGCTTCTCGTTGGGAGGCTTCGGCTCAGGTATGAAGCCGTACCTCGGTATCATATAGGGGTCTCTCCACTTGGGAGGGGGAGGAGCGATAACGGGTGCTAAAGCAGCTAGTACCGCGTAGAACGAGATTATAGCTATCCCGGCTATCGAAAGAGGGTTCTCCTTAAGCCTACTTAGGATAAACCTTAGCTCCCTCAGAGTCGGTTCGAGTCTTTTCTTGAGGGTTGTAGACTTTGCGGTCTGCAACATTCATCACCCCAGTTTTATCCTAGGATCTACATAGGCATACATTATATCCACTATAAGGTTGGCCGCCACGAATATCAAGGCGGAGAAGAGGGTGAAACCCAACACAGCGGGAATGTCGAGCTGTATAGCGGCATGAACCGCCCAGTAGCCTATACCATGGTAGTTGAAGACCGTTTCCGTGATAACCACACCGCAGAGTAGACTAGCTGTCAAAAGCCCTGAAACGGTTAAGGCGGATATCAACGCGTTCCGCTGTACATGTTTGTTCACCACGACTTTGTCGTCCAATCCCTTAGCCCTAGCCATCATCACGTAGAGCTTACTCATCTCCTCGAGCATACTGGACCGTGTGATACGCATAAGAAGGGCTATGTTTATTATCACCAACGTGGCGACCGGAAGAACCAGATGTTTAAGCGCATCTACGAATATCCAAAACTGACCGTTTAGAAGAGCGTCTATCGTATTAAGCTTCGTATACCTGATGAAGTTAGGCGAGTTCACGTATATGCTAGCTTCGACGCTTAACCTCCCAGGAGGGAACAGACCGAATACACCATAGAATACGGCTAGGAGGACTATTCCAAGCCAGAAGCTTGGGAGACTCCAGCCGATTATAGCTAGGGTTCTGGTGGCATGGTCTAACGGGGTATTTCTATGGGTTGCAGATAGAACACCCATCTTAATACCTAGGAATATTATCAGGGGAGCCGCGTACAAAACCAGCTCGGCGGTTGCCGGCAGAAACTCCACGATAGCCCTGGCTACAGGCATGTTAACCGATTTAGACCATCCGAGGTTACCCTTCAAAACCTCGGCTAGCCAGTGGCTGAACTGGATGAAAAACGGGTCGTCCAAATGATACTTTTTAATGATCTCATCTATATTTCTAAGCTGTTTAGGGTCTCTAACGTAGAGAGAGGCCCTCTCTACAGGGCTGAACATCTGGGACACGGCGAATATCAGTAGAGTAGCTCCTAAGAGAACCGGTACTAACAACAGGAGTCTACGTATTATGTACGACCGCAGTCCGCTTACAGCCATTCGATCACCGGACAGCTATCAGAAATTGACAAAGAAAAATTGGAAGGAAATAAAGTTTTTGCCTACTCAGGGTATCCCTTCCATATCGGGTAGCAGTAGACGCCTGGGAATATCGGGTTGTAGTACCATCCCTGAACCCAGTCCCTCTCATAGTGGCGTCCAAGCGGCTGAGCCAACGGCACACTCGGACAGTCTTCATAGTAGATCTCGGCGAGCTTCTTATAGATCGCTTCTCTCTGAGCTGGGTCTATGGTTTTAATACCTTCCTCTATGAGCGCGTCGACCTCTGGGTTACTATAGCCTTGCCAAGCAGCGAACGTACCTTTACTGTGCATGAACGGATGTACGAAGTTGTGGGGGTCAGGATAGTCTGCCAACCACCCTATAAGGAATATCGGTAGCTCGCCTTTCACCATAGCCCTCAGGAACGTAGGCCACTCCACAGCTCTGATATAGATCTTGAACTTAGGGTTAAGGCTCTCTATGTTGTACTTAAGTATCTCACATGCGGTCTTCCTCTCCAAGTTTCCTACGTTGTAGGTTATCGTCAGTTCAAACCCTACATCCCACAGTTTACCATCCCAAGCCTTCTTAAAGTACTCCTCAGCCTTAGTCAAGTTGAACTCGTACTTAGGCGCGTCAGGCCAGTAGAACGGTAAGCCCTTTATTATCGGAGAGCCAGGTCGTATGGCCTCGCCGAGAAGCGCCTCCTCTATGAACCTGTCGTAGTCGAAGGAGTATGCGAAGGCCTTCCTAACGTTCACGTCGCTGAAGAAGTCTGGAGGTATGCCTTTACCGTCCAGTTGACCGCTACCGATGTACGGGCTTGTCGGGCTTATGTCGAACGTGAAGAACATCGTCGGACTGCACACAAGCTCAGGCAGGTCTTTGACACATCTGATTCCAGGCACTCCCTCAAGC
Proteins encoded in this window:
- a CDS encoding aspartate aminotransferase family protein, producing MWTSYVKKYVEKTPGSKRLYERAARLIPGGISHNIRFYPPYPLYTVKAKGSRLWDVDGNVYTDYWMAHMVLILGHSPEPVLEFVRNQVENGTHLGTVNPYAVELAEAIIRNVPCAEMVRIGCSGTEATMYAVRLARAYTGRRVVVKAEGGWHGGNPILHKAVSPPYGKPESLGILEEEQKYTRVMPVNDIEGTEEVLKECRRDLACVIVEPVLGGGCIPLDRDYLVYLREVCDEYGAVLIFDEVITGFRLGLSGGQGFYRVTPDMATFGKIIGGGFPIGAVAGRADILKLADPVSGKPKWKRCWTGGGTFSGNPISTGAGLATIRFLEKHADEVYGKINKLGEMARTGIDKALEGLKGLKAKTTGVGSLLLTHFLKEGEDVRSSRDRLKTDQETQVNFYIALMNYGIFFLPGHTGSISYAHSEEDIKMLIEAVEKIAEDTS
- a CDS encoding nucleoside phosphorylase; amino-acid sequence: MIGFIRTVKPDEEPIVKPTRFSDTVKRYGLRAAIITFTSEAFTLVKDALDRYEGLERVPLGCLRAVMSGKVGVFQSYFGSAASAMLMEILVAGGVKYFMVMGAAGSIKREVKAGDVVVPTWGLREEGVSYHYVEPDVMVKPDPSALRTLEDSLAEAGLDFKTGGIWSTDAPFMETLSKVREYSDMGVLVVDMEMTALMAVGMRRGVKLAGVVTVTDELYSGDWKLMFDSDVVASSEKRVAYTVVKASRELSSKNV
- the leuS gene encoding leucine--tRNA ligase — encoded protein: MGVVILTGDLFIASDVRSIEEKWRRVWERERVYEIDPDPSKPKFYLTVAYPYPNSPQHVGHGRTYTIADIYARYKRMRGFQALLPMAFHYTGTPVLAMSKRLAAGDEELIDLFVRLYKVPRERLKELEDPLKMARYFHEEIKTGMKEMGYSIDWRREFTTIDPGYSRFIQWQFRKLRERGYIKVGTHPVGWCPSCENPVGMHDTKGDVEPEIAEFVAIKFRMGEWYLPTATLRPETVFGVTNIWVNPRADYVKAVVDGENWIIGLKASEKLKYQNLKVKVLEVFKGSELVGREAVNPMTGEAVPILAADFVDSGHATGVVMSVPSHAPYDYMALKEIGERTGLDIKPITIIKVRGFGDVPAADICERMGIKTQTDKKLDEATRELYRRELSTGVMLENTGRYSGMRVSEARERVKEELLSKGDARVVYELVDKVYCRCGAECVVKILENQWFLDYGNPEWKSLAYECLSSMRIVPEELRLEFNNVVDWLRERACARQRGLGTKLPWDESWIIESLSDSTIYMAYYIVSKYINMGLIDPTRLNDKFFDYVFLGLGDLEEVASSIGARPEVVEQIRREFLYFYPLDSRHSGRDLVPNHLTFFIFNHVAIFPRELWPRQIVVNGSVLMEGRKMSKSLGNIIPLREAIREYGADALRIAVVSTAGLLQDANFSLTLAKSVRDFLEKTRTQYRVVASMPDKELKWDRAERWLMSRLQKMVEETTEALENLDIRRATQIVLYQMDNDLSWFLRRKGCSSLKEAEESSSVLKRYLEVRARLLAPLAPYTAEEVWSILGMPGLVCKAEWPKPDQTLVDEEAELGEEFVRSLIEDTKSIFRVVPGKPSRIVYYVASSWKWKVYRDILSEPKTPTVREALSKFKELDVDKATLARFVKTLLESLPKIDRGRLSSWVKLGAEHERELLEEVKEFLERELKAEVLVYGEDDPDVYDPRSRAKLSRPRRPAIYVE
- a CDS encoding ATP-binding cassette domain-containing protein; protein product: MNALVIVKNLKKYFPVKGGVFRTTIGYVKAVDGISLYIRRGECLGLVGESGCGKTTFGKTVIRLLKPTEGSIYFDVPPDVIERIEELEKRNPKDPELERLRKEYDLATYKGSRLKRLRRRMQIVYQDPSTSLNPRMLVKDIVGEPLKVFKLVDGNEVTERVLATLERVGLSEQHLYRYPHEFSGGQRQRIAIARAIILQPEFIVLDEPTSAVDVSVKAQLLKLFKSLQEDMKLTYLFISHELNIVESISDRVGVMYLGRLVELAPTRALFKKQLHPYTEALFSAIPIPDPDAKKKRILLRGNVPSPVNPPSGCRFHPRCPYAMDICREKEPPLEEVESGHTVACWLYAKR
- a CDS encoding ABC transporter ATP-binding protein; amino-acid sequence: MDNILEVRDLVVRFYTYEGIVKAIEGVNLQLREGEVLGIIGETGSGKSVTALSILSLVPPPGRVEKGSVLFRGRDGKFIPILKLGRKELQKIRGREISIIFQEPRAALNPLYTIGDQVGEVFLVHRLKELCKDVLDEINMELEKAQGFKAKVLSFERSLYERMLRNPESKVIKLVSKVPIVRRFRNRLKKAVRKHVIELLRLMEMPDPERIVDMYPHELSGGMQQRAVIAMALACNPKILIADEPTTSLDVTVQAQILDLIRRLKGKLRSSILYITHDMGVIAELCDRVAVMYAGYICEVAPVREVFREPLHPYTRGLLDSIPMPGKELKPIRGTVPNLVNPPSGCRFHPRCPYAMDICSKSVPKLREVKKDHLVACHLYDKDGERS
- a CDS encoding ABC transporter permease, whose product is MLQTAKSTTLKKRLEPTLRELRFILSRLKENPLSIAGIAIISFYAVLAALAPVIAPPPPKWRDPYMIPRYGFIPEPKPPNEKLIFGTTEGQYDLFYGCIWGTRTAFRIGLMVVLSVALIGLVIGSVSGYYGGLVDEVLMRLTDIILSFPGLILVMALVVALGPSLDTVMTGLILVGWPSYARLMRGEVLRVKSQDFVEAAKAVGCSDFRVIFRHIVPNAIYPMLVMASLDIGTTVLSAAALSFLGLGAPVGYADWGQLISLSRNWIIGTPGQPLKYWHTFIIPGLFIFTFVLGWNLLGDALRDVLDPMMRRR
- a CDS encoding ABC transporter permease; translation: MRSYIIRRLLLLVPVLLGATLLIFAVSQMFSPVERASLYVRDPKQLRNIDEIIKKYHLDDPFFIQFSHWLAEVLKGNLGWSKSVNMPVARAIVEFLPATAELVLYAAPLIIFLGIKMGVLSATHRNTPLDHATRTLAIIGWSLPSFWLGIVLLAVFYGVFGLFPPGRLSVEASIYVNSPNFIRYTKLNTIDALLNGQFWIFVDALKHLVLPVATLVIINIALLMRITRSSMLEEMSKLYVMMARAKGLDDKVVVNKHVQRNALISALTVSGLLTASLLCGVVITETVFNYHGIGYWAVHAAIQLDIPAVLGFTLFSALIFVAANLIVDIMYAYVDPRIKLG
- a CDS encoding ABC transporter substrate-binding protein, with product PPLQEKMMGTGPFMLERWEHGKEVVLVRNDNYWREPAKLKRVIIKKVDEWSTRKLMFMKGDADIAYVPRAHIAELEGVPGIRCVKDLPELVCSPTMFFTFDISPTSPYIGSGQLDGKGIPPDFFSDVNVRKAFAYSFDYDRFIEEALLGEAIRPGSPIIKGLPFYWPDAPKYEFNLTKAEEYFKKAWDGKLWDVGFELTITYNVGNLERKTACEILKYNIESLNPKFKIYIRAVEWPTFLRAMVKGELPIFLIGWLADYPDPHNFVHPFMHSKGTFAAWQGYSNPEVDALIEEGIKTIDPAQREAIYKKLAEIYYEDCPSVPLAQPLGRHYERDWVQGWYYNPIFPGVYCYPIWKGYPE